In Artemia franciscana chromosome 4, ASM3288406v1, whole genome shotgun sequence, a single window of DNA contains:
- the LOC136026497 gene encoding keratin-associated protein 19-5-like, protein MMKLFVLLTLFSISMCAPTEEKKEATDIQGSESFLPSYGFGYGAGLGLGYGGFYGAYGAGSYRGIYSPYYGGYGYGRGLGYW, encoded by the exons ATGATGAAACTATTT gTTTTGCTCACCCTTTTCTCAATCTCTATGTGCGCgccaacagaagaaaaaaaggaggccACAGACATTCAAGGAAGTGAATCATTCCTTCCAAGCTACGGTTTTGGCTATGGTGCTGGACTTGGGCTTGGATACGGTGGATTTTATGGTGCTTACGGTGCTGGATCATACAGAGGCATTTACAGTCCTTATTACGGTGGATATGGTTATGGCCGTGGACTTGGTTACTGGTGA
- the LOC136025667 gene encoding shematrin-like protein 2, with amino-acid sequence MMKIFVFLALFAIAFCAPAEEKKEATDIEGSESFLPSYGFGYGAGLGYGYGGLYGGYGVGLGRGLYSPYYGGYGYGRGLGYW; translated from the exons ATGATGAAGATATTT gtttttctcgCCCTTTTTGCAATTGCTTTCTGCGCACcagcagaagaaaaaaaggaggccACAGACATTGAAGGAAGTGAATCCTTCCTTCCAAGTTATGGTTTTGGTTACGGTGCAGGACTTGGTTATGGTTATGGTGGACTTTATGGAGGCTACGGAGTTGGATTAGGAAGAGGCCTCTACAGCCCCTATTATGGTGGATACGGCTATGGTCGTGGCCTTGGCTACTGGTGA